The genomic stretch TTTGTGCATTTCGGGCTGACCTCGCAGGACATTAACAACACGGCGGTTCCGGCAAGCATCAAAGACGCCATGTATGAAGTGGTGCTTCCGCTGCTCGAAAAGCTCAATAACAAACTCAAAGAACTTGCGCTATTGTGGTCTGAGATTCCAATGCTGGCCCGAACCCACGGTCAGCCGGCCTCTCCCACTATTTTAGGTAAGGAAATCAAGGTGTTTCAGGAGCGACTTACGCAGCAACTGGAGCAATTACAACTTGTGCCCTTTGCGGCTAAATTTGGCGGTGCTACGGGAAACTTCAACGCGCACCACGTGGCCTACCCGGAGATAGAATGGATGGATTTTGCCAACCATTTTGTGAACGACACCCTCAACCTGAAGCGTTCGCAAACCACCACGCAGATTGAGCACTATGACCACCTTGCCGCCCTGTGCGACAACCTGAAACGCATCAACACCATTGTGCTCGATCTGAACCGCGATATGTGGACCTACATTTCAATGGATTATTTTAAACAGCAAATCCGCGAGGGAGAAGTAGGCTCGTCGGCCATGCCGCACAAGGTCAACCCCATTGATTTTGAAAACTCCGAAGGAAACCTCGGCGTGGCCAATGCCCTGCTGGAGCACCTGGCCGCCAAACTGCCGGTTTCCCGTTTGCAGCGTGACCTTACCGACAGCACCGTGCTGCGCAATATAGGAATGCCAATGGCGCACATGCTCATTGCCTACAAAGCCACGCTTAAAGGGCTGAACAAGCTACTTATTAACCGCGAGGCCATTGATACCGATCTCGAAAATAACTGGGCCGTGGTGGCCGAAGCAATTCAAACTGTGCTGCGTCGGGAGGCCTACGAAGCACCCTACGAGGCGCTCAAGTCCCTCACCCGTACGCATGGCAAAATCAACAAAGAGGCCATTACAGCGTTTGTGGACTCGCTTGAAATTGACCCCGACCTGAAAGAAGAGCTCAAGGCCATCACACCGCAGAATTACACCGGCATCAACCAGCTCTAACATGCGAAAGCTCAAGCACATCATTGGTTTTGCGCTCCATTACAAGGGATATGCGCTGCTCAACGTGCTGTGCAACACTTTGTATGTGGTGTTCAACCTGTTGTCGCTACTGCTTTTTATACCCTTTTTGCGACTGCTTTTCAGCGAACAGGAAATCACCTACGAGAAGCCCGCGTTTTCGTTCAGTACCGAGTGGGGCGAACAATACTTCAACTACCTGATGGGCAGCTTTGTGCGCGAAAATGAAAAGCTCGACTCGCTGCTTTTTATCTGCTTTGTGGTGCTGCTGCTTTTCTTCCTCAAAAACCTGTTTCGCTACCTCGCCATGTTCTTTTTGGCTGCGGTGAGGCACGGTGTGGTGCGCGACCTTCGCGAAAGTCTTTTTAACCGAACCATAGACTTACCCCTGGGCTATTTCAGTGAAGAGCGCAAAGGCGATTTGATAGCCCGCCTCACCAACGACGTGCAGGAGGTGAACTACAGTGTAATGAGCGGCTTGGAATTACTTTTTCGCGACCCGCTCAGCATTGTGATATCGCTGGCTGCGCTGTTTTTTATTAGTCCGCAGCTCACGCTTTTGTCGCTCGTGCTGATGCCCCTTAGTGCGCTGGCCATCGGTCGGGTGAGCAAGAGCCTGAAACGCACATCGGGCAAGGTGCAAAAGCAGTTTGGTGAGTTGGTCAATAGCATTGAGGAAGGGCTTGGTGGCGTTAAGATTATCAAGGCCTTCAACGCGCAAACCTTTATCAAAGAGCGATTCAGGGAGCAAAACAACCGCTACAACGAACTTAACGTGCGGGCTCATCGCAAACTGGATTTGGCCTCGCCGCTCAGCGAATTTCTCGGCGCGGCAGTGATGGTCACGCTGGTATGGTACGGCGGAAACCTCATTTTAAACCCCGGGGTCAAGGCGCCCATTGATGGAGGAGCATTTATCGGCTTTATTATTGTTTTTTCACAGGTGATGAGACCCGTGCAGGCCATTAGTTCAGCATATTCTAATCTTCAGAAAGGAGCAGCCGCGCTCCACAGGATTGAAGAAGTGATGCAGGCCCGCGACAGTGTTGCCGAGGCCGTGCATGCAAGGTCCATTCAGGTATTTGAGCGAAACATCGCCTATCAGGGGGTGAGTTTCGCCTACGGTAAAAAACCGGTTCTGAACGACATCCATCTCGAAATCCCTAAAGGGACCTCAGTGGCCCTGGTGGGCGAATCCGGAGCAGGCAAGAGCACGCTGGCCGATTTGCTGCCTCGTTTTTACGACCCCACGATAGGAAAAATAACCATCGACGGGCACGACATCAGCCAACTGAAAATTGCAGACCTGCGCAATCTCTTTGGAATTGTGACCCAAAACCCTATTCTTTTCAACGATTCGGTGTACAGGAACATCGCCTTCGGAATGAATGATGTGCCCATGGCCGAAATTGAGCGGGCTGCCCATATTGCCAACGCCCACGGGTTTATTGAGCAACTCGAAAACGGCTACTACACCACCATTGGCGACGGCGGCGGCAAACTAAGCGGCGGACAGCGGCAGCGATTGAGCATTGCGCGCGCCGTGCTGAAGAACCCACCCATTCTCATTCTGGATGAAGCCACTTCGTCCCTTGATACCGAGTCGGAAAAACTCGTGCAGGACGCCCTTTTCAGACTGATGGAGAACAGAACCTCGCTGATCATCGCACATCGCCTTAGCACCATTCAGCACTGCGACGAAATCATCGTGATGAAAGACGGATCCATCATTGAGCGCGGAAAACACCAGGAGTTGTACGATCGCGGCGGGGTGTACCGAAAACTTATTGAACTGCAAAGCTTTGGGTAAATGAAAGTGAGCGGTTTCAGCTTTATTCGCAACGCCGAAAAGTTTGACTACCCGATTGTTGAGGCCCTGCAATCCATTCTTCCGCTGTGCGATGATGTAGTGGTTGCCGTGGGGAAATCCAACGACAATACCCGCGATTTGGTAGCTGCGGTCAGTCCAAAAATCCGCATTGTTGATACCGAGTGGAACGACGCACTTCGCGAAGGCGGCAGGGTGCTGGCCGAAGAAACGAACAAGGCGCTGGATGCTGTTTCGGCCGACAGCGACTGGGCATTGTACATTCAGGGCGATGAGGTGCTGCACGAAAAAGACCATGCCGCCATCCTCGCGGCCATGCAGCGCTGGAAGGATGACCCGGGCGTGGAAGGTTTGCTCTTCAACTACCGACACTTTTACGGCTCCTACGATTACGTGGCCGATTCGCGCAGGTGGTATCGCCGGGAAATCCGCGCAGTGCGTCCGGAAAAGGCCATTCGCTCCTACCGCGACGCGCAGGGTTTTCGCAAAAACGGGCAAAAGCTTTGGGTGAAACCGGTCAATGCCACCGTTCACCACTACGGCTGGGTGAAGGACCCGCGTCGCCAGCAGGCCAAGCAACAGGAATTCAATAAACTCTGGCATCCCGACCATAAGGTGAAAAATATGGTAGGTGAAGCCGAAAGCTTTGATTACTCGGGCATTGAATCACTCACTCGTTTTGGGGGCAGCCACCCCGCTGTGATGAATCCCAGGCTGCAACGGCTCAACTGGAAACTTAGCTTGGATACCGAAAAGAAAAAATTCTCACTCAAAGAGCGATTCTTAAAATGGCTGGAAGATACAACAGGCTGGAGAGCAGGTGAGTACCGAAATTATCGCATTCTACGCTAAGAAAAGCAGCTATTCTTCCTCGTAGTTTACTTTGCGCTGCACAAACATGTGTATCCACAGCGAGCGACTGAGGCGGTACAGCACCGGGAGCAGCACCACTAGCAGCGTGATACCCAATACAATGGTTAGCACAGGGTTTTCGAAAAAGCTGTAGGAAATAAGCCCGATAAAATCAAAGGTATAAAGCGCCACCACCACGGCCACCCAAAGGGCCACGGTAAGAGCGTAGCTTACATAGGCAGCCCCGAAGTAAAAACCCGGTTCGCGCTGGAAATTTGCTGCGCATTGGGTGCACTTTTTCTCCATGTTCATAAACCCAGAGGCATAGGGATTTGATTTCACAAAGAGGCGCCCCTCATGACATGAAGGGCAGCGATTGGTAAGCATCGCTACAAATTTGCCGGGTGTTTTCATGCAGCAAAGATAGTGTGCTTAAAGCGATACGAAGGTAACGCGCGTTACCGTTTGGGCCGTGCATAACTTTGTGGATAATCGGTTTTAACCTGCGCCCCGACCTCCTGAGATGACTTCTTACATTTGTAAGCAATCAAAACCCGATTGCAGCGATATGATAACACTGTTTGGCCGGAAGAAACTTACGGAAAACACCATCGCAAACATCTTTGTCAACTCGCTCGTGGATTTGGTTGACAAAGGTTTTGAAGACGTAGCAGAGCTCATTCGTACAGACCCCAGTTTTGTCCGCTCTCCGCAAATTGACCCCAACAATTCCGATCCCTTTCTGCTCATACTTGTGGCCGGAAATATTTCGTACATCCCCAAGTACTTCAACAGCGGGCAGGACCGTCGTATTATTGAGCTGAGCATGGAAAAGCTGGCCAATATGTACGACATGGAAAAGTTGGAGTTTGCGACGTTGGTAAAGGAATACAAAACCCTGATGACGCGCCTTAACCACCCGTCAAAGAATACGCTCTATGCCATGTCTAAAGCGGTGTTTGCGAAATACAACCTCAACGAATTCCAGGAGGAATATTTCCGCGATCTCAATACGCCCAACCCCATTTTCCTTAAGAAAATGAATGAAATCATGGAGCATTTCATCTGGAACTGGGAAGCCTTTTTCGACAAGTATAAGGTGAGTTCCTAAGCGGCTCAGCCTTCCGCTGCCCCTGCTGCTACATCTTCTATTTCTACCTCTTCCTGTGGAAGTGCGATGTCAATGCGCGGCCCGAGAAATTTTGGCTGTGTATTCAGGATGTGCACATCGAGCCACATGCGGGTTCGGGCAAATTTCTCGCGAAGATTGGTTTTGAGTCCGTAGCTGGCATCTACATCCCTGGCATTGAAACCAATGGCATCTACTCCAATGTGGCGGGCAATGTACAGCGCCCGCTCATTGTGAAATCGCTGCGATACCACAATCACGTTGGTTTCACCAAATACCTCCTTGCAGCGAACCATTGAATCGAAGGTGCGGAAACCGGCATAATCCAGAAAAATCCTCTCAGCAGGAACGCCCATTTTCACCAGGTCGCGTTTGATGGTAGTGGGTTCGTCGTATTCCTTCACGGAGTTATCTCCACTAATCAGCAAAAACTCAACTTTTCCCGATTGATAAAGGGTCGCAGCGGCTTCCAGACGATGCCTATAGTAGAGATTCACTCCGCCCGAAACACGGTATTTGGCCGTTCCAAGCACAACTGCCAGCTTGCGAGCCGGAACCTCATCCGGAGTATTGAAGCACCGCACACACTCATGCGAAACCCGTAAATCTATCAATGCAATCAGCATCAAGGTTATCAGAACGACCTCTCCAATAGCCCATATGACGCTTTTGACTTTCTTCATTGAATGCGCAGTGCAGATTGCCGCAATATACAACGGCTGGCACGCACCTGTGAGGTATAATGCAACTATTTTTTTGATTTCAATTTGGTAATCACGACATTTACCCTTAACTTTTCCAGCCAATTACAGGCCCATGACCTCTCAGTACGCCCATACCATCGAGGCTCTATCCAGCAATGAGCGGCTTTTTACCATGCCCGTTGACAAAATTATGGCTGACCTTGGTAAACATCTGGCGGAGTGTTTAGAAGTATCGCGCGTAAACATCTGGCTGTTTAATGACCCTGAAAACTCCATTGACTGCATTGGTCACTACGATGCCCGGACTGGAGAGTTTTCGAAAGGAGACCGATTGTTTATGGGCAATATCCCTTCCTACTACAAGCACCTCAAGTCAAACAAAGCAATTGTTATTGAAGATGTCGAAACGAGTCCTGTAACATCAGAAATCAGGGATGGATATTGTGCCGAGCACGGTGTTACGGCATTACTCGATGTACCCATCAGAATGCAGGGGCGCTTGCGTGGCGTGTTGTGCTATGAGCATACCCAAGGCCCCAGAAAATGGAAAGAAGGTGAGATAGAGTTTGCCTTGTCTGTAAATCAAGTGGTTTCGCTGGCCCTCGAAACAGTGAAGCGTCGCTCCATTCAACAAGAACTGATGGAAGTGCTCAAGGAAAAAGAGCTGTTGATGAAAGAAATGCACCACCGCATCAAAAACAACCTGAGCGTGCTGGTGAGTCTGCTGCGGATGCAGGGTCGGGATAGCGAAAACCCAGAAGTACAGAGTATTCTAAGCGAATGCGAAGGTCGCATCCACTCCATGGCGCGGGTGCATGAGCAATTGTACCATTCAGGCAATTATATCAAGGTGCGGCTCGATGAATACCTCGCCAACCTGGTAAACGAGTTTAAAGATAGCATAGGTCGAATGGGCCAACACATTGAAATCAAATATGAACTCGAACCTTCATCCATAGAAACAGCGCGAGCCATAGACCTTGGGTTGATACTCATGGAAATCCTCAATAACGCATTTAAGCATGCCTTTAGGCCAGGCGATACAGGGAACCAGATTCTGGTAACTCTGGAGTCGGCAGGTGATGAACTAAGGCTTACCATAGCCGACAACGGCGTGGGGTTTGACCCGCGTTCTGTTTCGGTAAAATCACTGGGCATATCGCTTATCGAAGACCTCTCCGAACAAATCAATGCTCGTCTGGAAGTTCAGTCGCAATCCTCAGGAACCACCCATACGCTTTATATTTAGCGCATGCGATTGACCCGTGCCTTGTTGGTTTGCAGCGCACTTTTTTGGCTGGCCTGCGAATCACACTTACAGCCTGAAAACCATGTTCAAAGCGGTGCTGTTTCCACTGCGCATCCCCTTGCCACCGAGGTAGGCATCGACATCCTGCGCAAAGGAGGAAATGCCTTTGACGCGGCTGTGGCCGCGCATTACGCGCTTGCGGTGGTATATCCCGTGGCCGGAAACATTGGAGGCGGTGGCTTTGCTGTTTTCAGCACGGAACAGGGCGAAATGCGTGCGTTGGATTTCCGTGAAACCGCACCGGCAGCCGCTCATCGCAACGCCTTCCTCGATTCTTCGGGAATCTTAATGGAAGGTGCATCCCTGTTGGGGCACCGGGCAGTAGGAGTGCCCGGCTCTGTGGCGGGTATGGAATTGTTGCACAATGAGTACGGCGTGCTTCCTTTCAAAGAGGTGATTCAGCCAGCCATTGATCTTGCCCGCGAGGGGTTTTTACTCACGCCTTTCGGCGCAGATCGACTCAATCGCGCCCATGACGATATAGCCCTTGCCAATAACCACCACCCATGGCTTGTGCGTGATACGTCATGGCGCGAAGGAGAGCGTATCTATTTTAGTGATTTGGCCACCGTGCTTGAACGCATCCGCGAGCTTGGTCAGGCTGATTTTTACGAAGGTGAAACCGCAAATTTGATGGTGCGTGAAATGCAGAACGGAGGCGGTTGGATGACCCATGAGGACTTGAAAAACTATCGTCCTGTATGGCGCGAGCCAGTATCATTCCGCTACCGAAACCACGATGTGTACAGCATGCCGCCCCCAAGCAGCGGAGGTATTGCATTGGCGCAGTTGCTGATGGGAGGGTTACATTTTCCGTGGGACAGTCTTGGTCCGCACTCTGCCATGTCTATTCACCTCAAATCCGAACTGGCGCGCAGGGTGTATGCGGATCGTGCAACACATCTTGGCGACCCCGATTTTTATCCTGTTCCGGTGGATATGCTGCTCGATTCCCTGTATCTGAACGAACGGATGCGAAGTATTAACCCTGAGCGGGCCACCCCATCTTCGGATATCAAGGAGGGAGAAGTTATGCGTATTGAGAGTTTTGAAACCACACACCTGTCTGTAATAGACAACCGCGGAAACGCAGTAGCCATCACTACAACGCTCAACAGCTATTTCGGAAGTAAGGTTGTGGTAGAGGGAGGAGGGTTTTTTCTGAACAACGAAATGGACGATTTTAGCATACAGCCAGGAGTACCCAACCAGTTTGGGCTGGTTGGCGGCGACGCCAATGCCATTGAACCAGGCAAAAGAATGCTGAGCAGTATGAGTCCAACCATTGTTACGAAAAACGGAAAAGTGCGATGGGTGTTGGGCACACCGGGCGGCTCAACCATCATTACGAATGTGTACCAGGTCTTGCAGAATCTGATAGATCATGGAATGGATCTTCAGTCGGCTGTGAATGCCCCGAAAATGCATGCACAGTGGCTGCCAGATGAAATCATCCTGGAAAGAAGACTTGCGGATTCGGCTTTGATTCGGGAACTTGAAAAAACAGGACATCAGGTGCGCATCATTCAGCAAATAGGGCGTTTCAACGCCGTGGGGGTGAAGCCCAACGGGAAATTTGAAGCCGCGGCAGATACCTCCCGAACCGGTGATGCCACGGGTGTTGTATTCCGTTCGGAACACGGGTATTAACGCAGCCTCTATCCGCTTAGGGGGGTTAAAACATCGCCTCCTCCAGAATTAGGTGGGCGAAAGAAATCATCCCAACCTTTTCGTCATTCTCGATGACCGGAGCTCTCCTAATGCCGGTTCGCACCATCAGACGCACCACGTAGCGAATATCCATGTCGGCCGGAACGGTAATCACCGGCTTGGTCATGATTTCGTAGATGTTTACTGAATCGGGCGATCGGTCAGGAAGCACCACTCCGCGGATGAGATCCTGCACGGCTACAATACCGAATGCATCGTCAGCATGTCGCTTCTTCACAACGAGTACGTCCACTTTTTCGCGGCGCATCAAATCGGCGGC from Cryomorphaceae bacterium encodes the following:
- a CDS encoding GAF domain-containing protein — protein: MTSQYAHTIEALSSNERLFTMPVDKIMADLGKHLAECLEVSRVNIWLFNDPENSIDCIGHYDARTGEFSKGDRLFMGNIPSYYKHLKSNKAIVIEDVETSPVTSEIRDGYCAEHGVTALLDVPIRMQGRLRGVLCYEHTQGPRKWKEGEIEFALSVNQVVSLALETVKRRSIQQELMEVLKEKELLMKEMHHRIKNNLSVLVSLLRMQGRDSENPEVQSILSECEGRIHSMARVHEQLYHSGNYIKVRLDEYLANLVNEFKDSIGRMGQHIEIKYELEPSSIETARAIDLGLILMEILNNAFKHAFRPGDTGNQILVTLESAGDELRLTIADNGVGFDPRSVSVKSLGISLIEDLSEQINARLEVQSQSSGTTHTLYI
- a CDS encoding ABC transporter ATP-binding protein, whose product is MRKLKHIIGFALHYKGYALLNVLCNTLYVVFNLLSLLLFIPFLRLLFSEQEITYEKPAFSFSTEWGEQYFNYLMGSFVRENEKLDSLLFICFVVLLLFFLKNLFRYLAMFFLAAVRHGVVRDLRESLFNRTIDLPLGYFSEERKGDLIARLTNDVQEVNYSVMSGLELLFRDPLSIVISLAALFFISPQLTLLSLVLMPLSALAIGRVSKSLKRTSGKVQKQFGELVNSIEEGLGGVKIIKAFNAQTFIKERFREQNNRYNELNVRAHRKLDLASPLSEFLGAAVMVTLVWYGGNLILNPGVKAPIDGGAFIGFIIVFSQVMRPVQAISSAYSNLQKGAAALHRIEEVMQARDSVAEAVHARSIQVFERNIAYQGVSFAYGKKPVLNDIHLEIPKGTSVALVGESGAGKSTLADLLPRFYDPTIGKITIDGHDISQLKIADLRNLFGIVTQNPILFNDSVYRNIAFGMNDVPMAEIERAAHIANAHGFIEQLENGYYTTIGDGGGKLSGGQRQRLSIARAVLKNPPILILDEATSSLDTESEKLVQDALFRLMENRTSLIIAHRLSTIQHCDEIIVMKDGSIIERGKHQELYDRGGVYRKLIELQSFG
- a CDS encoding adenylosuccinate lyase is translated as MQLDTLKAISPVDGRYRKATEELAGYFSESALIRYRVMVEVEYFIALCKIPLPQLQFFDHKHFEELRNLYLDFSLSDAQHIKETETITNHDVKAVEYFIKTKLDEMSLSQFKEFVHFGLTSQDINNTAVPASIKDAMYEVVLPLLEKLNNKLKELALLWSEIPMLARTHGQPASPTILGKEIKVFQERLTQQLEQLQLVPFAAKFGGATGNFNAHHVAYPEIEWMDFANHFVNDTLNLKRSQTTTQIEHYDHLAALCDNLKRINTIVLDLNRDMWTYISMDYFKQQIREGEVGSSAMPHKVNPIDFENSEGNLGVANALLEHLAAKLPVSRLQRDLTDSTVLRNIGMPMAHMLIAYKATLKGLNKLLINREAIDTDLENNWAVVAEAIQTVLRREAYEAPYEALKSLTRTHGKINKEAITAFVDSLEIDPDLKEELKAITPQNYTGINQL
- the ggt gene encoding gamma-glutamyltransferase; amino-acid sequence: MRLTRALLVCSALFWLACESHLQPENHVQSGAVSTAHPLATEVGIDILRKGGNAFDAAVAAHYALAVVYPVAGNIGGGGFAVFSTEQGEMRALDFRETAPAAAHRNAFLDSSGILMEGASLLGHRAVGVPGSVAGMELLHNEYGVLPFKEVIQPAIDLAREGFLLTPFGADRLNRAHDDIALANNHHPWLVRDTSWREGERIYFSDLATVLERIRELGQADFYEGETANLMVREMQNGGGWMTHEDLKNYRPVWREPVSFRYRNHDVYSMPPPSSGGIALAQLLMGGLHFPWDSLGPHSAMSIHLKSELARRVYADRATHLGDPDFYPVPVDMLLDSLYLNERMRSINPERATPSSDIKEGEVMRIESFETTHLSVIDNRGNAVAITTTLNSYFGSKVVVEGGGFFLNNEMDDFSIQPGVPNQFGLVGGDANAIEPGKRMLSSMSPTIVTKNGKVRWVLGTPGGSTIITNVYQVLQNLIDHGMDLQSAVNAPKMHAQWLPDEIILERRLADSALIRELEKTGHQVRIIQQIGRFNAVGVKPNGKFEAAADTSRTGDATGVVFRSEHGY
- a CDS encoding glycosyltransferase family 2 protein; its protein translation is MKVSGFSFIRNAEKFDYPIVEALQSILPLCDDVVVAVGKSNDNTRDLVAAVSPKIRIVDTEWNDALREGGRVLAEETNKALDAVSADSDWALYIQGDEVLHEKDHAAILAAMQRWKDDPGVEGLLFNYRHFYGSYDYVADSRRWYRREIRAVRPEKAIRSYRDAQGFRKNGQKLWVKPVNATVHHYGWVKDPRRQQAKQQEFNKLWHPDHKVKNMVGEAESFDYSGIESLTRFGGSHPAVMNPRLQRLNWKLSLDTEKKKFSLKERFLKWLEDTTGWRAGEYRNYRILR
- a CDS encoding vancomycin high temperature exclusion protein; translation: MKKVKSVIWAIGEVVLITLMLIALIDLRVSHECVRCFNTPDEVPARKLAVVLGTAKYRVSGGVNLYYRHRLEAAATLYQSGKVEFLLISGDNSVKEYDEPTTIKRDLVKMGVPAERIFLDYAGFRTFDSMVRCKEVFGETNVIVVSQRFHNERALYIARHIGVDAIGFNARDVDASYGLKTNLREKFARTRMWLDVHILNTQPKFLGPRIDIALPQEEVEIEDVAAGAAEG
- a CDS encoding CBS domain-containing protein, which gives rise to MYSNDPNQKITRARDVMSKRVVFIDGMATAREAADLMRREKVDVLVVKKRHADDAFGIVAVQDLIRGVVLPDRSPDSVNIYEIMTKPVITVPADMDIRYVVRLMVRTGIRRAPVIENDEKVGMISFAHLILEEAMF
- a CDS encoding DUF983 domain-containing protein; this translates as MKTPGKFVAMLTNRCPSCHEGRLFVKSNPYASGFMNMEKKCTQCAANFQREPGFYFGAAYVSYALTVALWVAVVVALYTFDFIGLISYSFFENPVLTIVLGITLLVVLLPVLYRLSRSLWIHMFVQRKVNYEEE